From a single Drosophila sulfurigaster albostrigata strain 15112-1811.04 chromosome 3, ASM2355843v2, whole genome shotgun sequence genomic region:
- the LOC133841084 gene encoding klaroid protein isoform X1 — MSGEIYQIETRRRSRSKTPFLRSSCDHENCDHAGEEGHVHHKKKKSSAAPNVRTIVEEHVEHASTSSSSSISTTTTRSKGFTQLTSLYSGDEATPDAKRNQQAGTTRSSKTSTVTTMLTNTSQRLGNALHSLTAAATSTPRNHLETTQNVLNSAQERSRTNGAANLSPDHIAYIEYRDAGEYWNKTPKTDYTYSELSPHRRQLAPGIVAMPNMSRRSLANHNERVDFMVQQNPAQEEFIRRRYQANYTHLNYDSNDEVDITRFGQQKQSWWLVRFITFIVTSVSSTWSRITSSSSTTETNSYKNYYANQQRRQQQGLVATFVSSVYRYIYLGIASVLSLDTWLLKSGNAENKSKKRFLILLLLLLPLLLLAAWYQLPQEQRLELVQRGEALLPLPLTLLAAARTQLLQAGVAIKSLVQLPSGQTESEESAATIKLQMEQMQQNMRKSLTPEEYENILNHVNSYVQQLVELKLQQQRETQAQKLSPQQIQIIVQLMRENLQQFAEQKTQFSEQQLADLALQLKLQLQQAGEWQIQQPVSLTAAQLEEITRLIKAEVKLEENNYTLLLERIDLTALLKRLLAAPELTELVDSRIHLAINQKQEHHVEGSGGQQVNAQQIEQLNREIAFIKLALSDKHAENADLQQSISSLKLSQDDLLARVQQHELAQDQRFSGLLAEIESKLTALNESQFVLLNRQVKLTLVEMLGFKQAAGASMEDDVDLQNWVRSMFVAKEYLEQQLLELNQRTNNNIREEIERSSIVLMGDISERLKREILLSVEVKHNASVQAQKLDMQEQQVRDIVKSVLAIYDADKTGLVDFALESAGGQILSTRCTESYQTKSAQISVFGIPLWYPTNTPRVAISPNVQPGECWAFQGFPGFLVLKLNSLVHVTGFTLEHISKSLSPTGRIDSAPRNFTVWGLEHEKDQEPVLFGEYEYQDNEAALQYFVVQNADIKRPYEIVELRIETNHGHPDYTCLYRFRVHGKPPGA, encoded by the exons ATGAGTGGGGAAATTTATCAGATAGAGACGCGCCGGCGATCGCGCTCAAAGACGCCATTTCTGCGCTCTAGCTGCGATCATGAGAACTGCGATCATGCCGGCGAGGAGGGGCATGTGCAtcataagaagaagaagtcaTCGGCAGCCCCAAATGTGCG AACCATTGTCGAGGAGCACGTGGAGCATGCGAGCaccagtagcagcagcagcatcagcacaACAACCACACGCTCCAAGGGATTCACTCAGCTAACGTCGCTGTATTCGGGTGACGAAGCAACTCCGGATGCCAAACGCAACCAACAAGCGGGCACAACCAGGAGCAGCAAGACGTCCACAGTGACCACGATGTTGACCAACACCAGCCAGAGATTGGGCAATGCTCTGCATAGcttgacagcagcagcaacctcGACGCCACGCAATCACTTGGAGACCACGCAAAATGTGCTCAACTCGGCACAGGAGCGAAGTCGCACAAATGGTGCTGCCAATTTGAGTCCCGATCACATCGCCTACATTGAGTACAGAGATGCGGGTGAATACTGGAA TAAAACGCCGAAGACGGATTATACGTACTCGGAACTGTCGCCACATCGTCGCCAGCTGGCCCCTGGCATTGTGGCCATGCCGAATATGTCGCGACGCAGTCTGGCCAATCACAATGAGCGCGTTGATTTCATGGTGCAACAGAATCCGGCCCAAGAGGAGTTCATACGCCGTCGCTATCAGGCGAATTACACGCATCTGAACTACGATTCCAACGATGAGGTGGATATAACACGTTTTGGTCAGCAGAAGCAAAGTTGGTGGCTGGTGCGTTTCATCACCTTCATTGTGACCAGCGTGAGCAGCACTTGGTCGCGTATAACCAGCAGCTCCTCAACTACGGAGACGAATTCGTATAAGAACTATTATGCCAATCAGCAGCGTCGTCAGCAACAAGGACTTGTCGCCACTTTCGTGTCGAGTGTATATCGTTACATTTACTTGGGCATTGCATCGGTGCTCAGTTTGGATACTTGGCTATTGAAATCGGGGAATGCGGAGAACAAATCGAAGAAGCGTTTCTTAatcttgttgctgctactgttgccattgctgttgctagcGG CTTGGTATCAACTACCGCAGGAGCAGCGCCTGGAGTTGGTGCAACGTGGCGAGgctttgttgccgttgccactCACTTTGCTGGCCGCCGCACGAACGCAGCTGTTGCAGGCAGGAGTTGCAATCAAGTCGTTGGTGCAACTGCCAAGCGGACAAACGGAGTCGGAGGAATCAGCGGCCACCATCAAGCTGCAAATGGAGCAAATGCAGCAGAATATGCGCAAGTCGCTGACGCCCGAGGAGTATGAGAATATACTGAATCATGTGAATAGCTATGTGCAACAGCTGGTGGAACtgaagttgcagcagcagcgcgaGACGCAGGCCCAAAAATTGTCGCcgcaacaaattcaaatcatTGTGCAATTGATGCGAGAGAATCTTCAGCAATTTGCGGAGCAGAAGACGCAGTTCAGCGAACAGCAGTTGGCGGACTTGGCGCTGCAGttgaagctgcagctgcaacaggcGGGCGAGTGGCAGATACAGCAGCCAGTGAGCTTAACTGCAGCACAGCTCGAGGAGATTACGCGTTTGATCAAGGCGGAAGTGAAATTAGAGGAGAATAACTACACGTTGCTGTTGGAGCGCATTGATTTGACGGCACTGCTGAAGCGTTTGCTTGCAGCGCCAGAGTTGACAGAGTTGGTGGACAGTCGCATCCATTTGGCCATCAACCAAAAGCAAGAGCACCACGTAGAGGGATCTGGTGGCCAGCAGGTGAACGCACAGCAAATCGAGCAATTGAATCGGGAAATTGCCTTCATCAAGTTGGCTCTGTCGGATAAGCATGCGGAGAACGCAGATCTGCAGCAATCGATCAGCAGTCTGAAGCTGTCACAGGACGATCTCTTGGCACGTGTGCAACAGCATGAACTTGCACAGGATCAACGCTTCAGCGGCTTGTTGGCGGAGATCGAAAGCAAATTGACGGCATTGAATGAATCGCAGTTTGTGCTGCTCAATCGGCAGGTGAAGCTGACGCTTGTCGAGATGCTGGGCTTCAAGCAGGCGGCTGGCGCCTCGATGGAAGATGACGTGGATCTGCAGAATTGGGTGCGCAGCATGTTTGTGGCCAAGGAGTATCTGGAACAGCAGCTGCTCGAGCTGAATCAgcgcaccaacaacaatattcGCGAGGAGATCGAGCGTTCCAGCATCGTGCTGATGGGCGACATCAGTGAGCGTCTCAAGCGAGAGATTCTGCTCAGCGTGGAGGTCAAACACAATGCGAGCGTACAGGCCCAGAAGTTGGACATGCAGGAGCAGCAGGTGCGCGACATTGTCAAGTCTGTGCTGGCCATTTACGATGCTGACAAAACGGGGCTCGTTGACTTTGCGCTGGAATCGGCGGGTGGCCAAATCTTGTCCACACGCTGTACCGAGAGCTATCAGACCAAGTCGGCCCAGATCTCGGTGTTTGGCATTCCGCTGTGGTATCCCACGAATACGCCTAGGGTTGCCATCTCCCCCAATGTGCAGCCGGGCGAGTGCTGGGCTTTTCAGGGATTCCCCGGTTTTCTGG TGCTGAAGCTTAACTCCCTGGTCCACGTCACAGGCTTCACGCTGGAGCACATCTCCAAGAGTCTTTCGCCCACCGGACGCATTGATTCGGCGCCGCGTAACTTTACAGTTTGG GGACTCGAGCACGAAAAGGACCAGGAGCCTGTGCTCTTTGGTGAGTACGAGTATCAGGACAATGAGGCAGCGCTCCAATACTTTGTCGTGCAAAACGCGGACATAAAGCGGCCCTATGAGATCGTCGAGCTGCGCATCGAGACGAATCACGGCCATCCGGATTACACGTGTCTCTATCGCTTCCGCGTCCATGGCAAACCGCCAGGCGCATAA
- the LOC133841084 gene encoding klaroid protein isoform X2, whose product MSGEIYQIETRRRSRSKTPFLRSSCDHENCDHAGEEGHVHHKKKKSSAAPNVRTIVEEHVEHASTSSSSSISTTTTRSKGFTQLTSLYSGDEATPDAKRNQQAGTTRSSKTSTVTTMLTNTSQRLGNALHSLTAAATSTPRNHLETTQNVLNSAQERSRTNGAANLSPDHIAYIEYRDAGEYWNKTPKTDYTYSELSPHRRQLAPGIVAMPNMSRRSLANHNERVDFMVQQNPAQEEFIRRRYQANYTHLNYDSNDEVDITRFGQQKQSWWLVRFITFIVTSVSSTWSRITSSSSTTETNSYKNYYANQQRRQQQGLVATFVSSVYRYIYLGIASVLSLDTWLLKSGNAENKSKKRFLILLLLLLPLLLLAAWYQLPQEQRLELVQRGEALLPLPLTLLAAARTQLLQAGVAIKSLVQLPSGQTESEESAATIKLQMEQMQQNMRKSLTPEEYENILNHVNSYVQQLVELKLQQQRETQAQKLSPQQIQIIVQLMRENLQQFAEQKTQFSEQQLADLALQLKLQLQQAGEWQIQQPVSLTAAQLEEITRLIKAEVKLEENNYTLLLERIDLTALLKRLLAAPELTELVDSRIHLAINQKQEHHVEGSGGQQVNAQQIEQLNREIAFIKLALSDKHAENADLQQSISSLKLSQDDLLARVQQHELAQDQRFSGLLAEIESKLTALNESQFVLLNRQVKLTLVEMLGFKQAAGASMEDDVDLQNWVRSMFVAKEYLEQQLLELNQRTNNNIREEIERSSIVLMGDISERLKREILLSVEVKHNASVQAQKLDMQEQQVRDIVKSVLAIYDADKTGLVDFALESAGGQILSTRCTESYQTKSAQISVFGIPLWYPTNTPRVAISPNVQPGECWAFQGFPGFLGFTLEHISKSLSPTGRIDSAPRNFTVWGLEHEKDQEPVLFGEYEYQDNEAALQYFVVQNADIKRPYEIVELRIETNHGHPDYTCLYRFRVHGKPPGA is encoded by the exons ATGAGTGGGGAAATTTATCAGATAGAGACGCGCCGGCGATCGCGCTCAAAGACGCCATTTCTGCGCTCTAGCTGCGATCATGAGAACTGCGATCATGCCGGCGAGGAGGGGCATGTGCAtcataagaagaagaagtcaTCGGCAGCCCCAAATGTGCG AACCATTGTCGAGGAGCACGTGGAGCATGCGAGCaccagtagcagcagcagcatcagcacaACAACCACACGCTCCAAGGGATTCACTCAGCTAACGTCGCTGTATTCGGGTGACGAAGCAACTCCGGATGCCAAACGCAACCAACAAGCGGGCACAACCAGGAGCAGCAAGACGTCCACAGTGACCACGATGTTGACCAACACCAGCCAGAGATTGGGCAATGCTCTGCATAGcttgacagcagcagcaacctcGACGCCACGCAATCACTTGGAGACCACGCAAAATGTGCTCAACTCGGCACAGGAGCGAAGTCGCACAAATGGTGCTGCCAATTTGAGTCCCGATCACATCGCCTACATTGAGTACAGAGATGCGGGTGAATACTGGAA TAAAACGCCGAAGACGGATTATACGTACTCGGAACTGTCGCCACATCGTCGCCAGCTGGCCCCTGGCATTGTGGCCATGCCGAATATGTCGCGACGCAGTCTGGCCAATCACAATGAGCGCGTTGATTTCATGGTGCAACAGAATCCGGCCCAAGAGGAGTTCATACGCCGTCGCTATCAGGCGAATTACACGCATCTGAACTACGATTCCAACGATGAGGTGGATATAACACGTTTTGGTCAGCAGAAGCAAAGTTGGTGGCTGGTGCGTTTCATCACCTTCATTGTGACCAGCGTGAGCAGCACTTGGTCGCGTATAACCAGCAGCTCCTCAACTACGGAGACGAATTCGTATAAGAACTATTATGCCAATCAGCAGCGTCGTCAGCAACAAGGACTTGTCGCCACTTTCGTGTCGAGTGTATATCGTTACATTTACTTGGGCATTGCATCGGTGCTCAGTTTGGATACTTGGCTATTGAAATCGGGGAATGCGGAGAACAAATCGAAGAAGCGTTTCTTAatcttgttgctgctactgttgccattgctgttgctagcGG CTTGGTATCAACTACCGCAGGAGCAGCGCCTGGAGTTGGTGCAACGTGGCGAGgctttgttgccgttgccactCACTTTGCTGGCCGCCGCACGAACGCAGCTGTTGCAGGCAGGAGTTGCAATCAAGTCGTTGGTGCAACTGCCAAGCGGACAAACGGAGTCGGAGGAATCAGCGGCCACCATCAAGCTGCAAATGGAGCAAATGCAGCAGAATATGCGCAAGTCGCTGACGCCCGAGGAGTATGAGAATATACTGAATCATGTGAATAGCTATGTGCAACAGCTGGTGGAACtgaagttgcagcagcagcgcgaGACGCAGGCCCAAAAATTGTCGCcgcaacaaattcaaatcatTGTGCAATTGATGCGAGAGAATCTTCAGCAATTTGCGGAGCAGAAGACGCAGTTCAGCGAACAGCAGTTGGCGGACTTGGCGCTGCAGttgaagctgcagctgcaacaggcGGGCGAGTGGCAGATACAGCAGCCAGTGAGCTTAACTGCAGCACAGCTCGAGGAGATTACGCGTTTGATCAAGGCGGAAGTGAAATTAGAGGAGAATAACTACACGTTGCTGTTGGAGCGCATTGATTTGACGGCACTGCTGAAGCGTTTGCTTGCAGCGCCAGAGTTGACAGAGTTGGTGGACAGTCGCATCCATTTGGCCATCAACCAAAAGCAAGAGCACCACGTAGAGGGATCTGGTGGCCAGCAGGTGAACGCACAGCAAATCGAGCAATTGAATCGGGAAATTGCCTTCATCAAGTTGGCTCTGTCGGATAAGCATGCGGAGAACGCAGATCTGCAGCAATCGATCAGCAGTCTGAAGCTGTCACAGGACGATCTCTTGGCACGTGTGCAACAGCATGAACTTGCACAGGATCAACGCTTCAGCGGCTTGTTGGCGGAGATCGAAAGCAAATTGACGGCATTGAATGAATCGCAGTTTGTGCTGCTCAATCGGCAGGTGAAGCTGACGCTTGTCGAGATGCTGGGCTTCAAGCAGGCGGCTGGCGCCTCGATGGAAGATGACGTGGATCTGCAGAATTGGGTGCGCAGCATGTTTGTGGCCAAGGAGTATCTGGAACAGCAGCTGCTCGAGCTGAATCAgcgcaccaacaacaatattcGCGAGGAGATCGAGCGTTCCAGCATCGTGCTGATGGGCGACATCAGTGAGCGTCTCAAGCGAGAGATTCTGCTCAGCGTGGAGGTCAAACACAATGCGAGCGTACAGGCCCAGAAGTTGGACATGCAGGAGCAGCAGGTGCGCGACATTGTCAAGTCTGTGCTGGCCATTTACGATGCTGACAAAACGGGGCTCGTTGACTTTGCGCTGGAATCGGCGGGTGGCCAAATCTTGTCCACACGCTGTACCGAGAGCTATCAGACCAAGTCGGCCCAGATCTCGGTGTTTGGCATTCCGCTGTGGTATCCCACGAATACGCCTAGGGTTGCCATCTCCCCCAATGTGCAGCCGGGCGAGTGCTGGGCTTTTCAGGGATTCCCCGGTTTTCTGG GCTTCACGCTGGAGCACATCTCCAAGAGTCTTTCGCCCACCGGACGCATTGATTCGGCGCCGCGTAACTTTACAGTTTGG GGACTCGAGCACGAAAAGGACCAGGAGCCTGTGCTCTTTGGTGAGTACGAGTATCAGGACAATGAGGCAGCGCTCCAATACTTTGTCGTGCAAAACGCGGACATAAAGCGGCCCTATGAGATCGTCGAGCTGCGCATCGAGACGAATCACGGCCATCCGGATTACACGTGTCTCTATCGCTTCCGCGTCCATGGCAAACCGCCAGGCGCATAA
- the LOC133841084 gene encoding klaroid protein isoform X3: MSGEIYQIETRRRSRSKTPFLRSSCDHENCDHAGEEGHVHHKKKKSSAAPNVRTIVEEHVEHASTSSSSSISTTTTRSKGFTQLTSLYSGDEATPDAKRNQQAGTTRSSKTSTVTTMLTNTSQRLGNALHSLTAAATSTPRNHLETTQNVLNSAQERSRTNGAANLSPDHIAYIEYRDAGEYWNKTPKTDYTYSELSPHRRQLAPGIVAMPNMSRRSLANHNERVDFMVQQNPAQEEFIRRRYQANYTHLNYDSNDEVDITRFGQQKQSWWLVRFITFIVTSVSSTWSRITSSSSTTETNSYKNYYANQQRRQQQGLVATFVSSVYRYIYLGIASVLSLDTWLLKSGNAENKSKKRFLILLLLLLPLLLLAGLFYYLHPNETFPPSSLNLNTFTLPDLPKLDVSAYFNAEQYESLRSQTVEQAVKLRDWADDYLLYLQKIGQNVANKGRQLFQANDEVYYERI; the protein is encoded by the exons ATGAGTGGGGAAATTTATCAGATAGAGACGCGCCGGCGATCGCGCTCAAAGACGCCATTTCTGCGCTCTAGCTGCGATCATGAGAACTGCGATCATGCCGGCGAGGAGGGGCATGTGCAtcataagaagaagaagtcaTCGGCAGCCCCAAATGTGCG AACCATTGTCGAGGAGCACGTGGAGCATGCGAGCaccagtagcagcagcagcatcagcacaACAACCACACGCTCCAAGGGATTCACTCAGCTAACGTCGCTGTATTCGGGTGACGAAGCAACTCCGGATGCCAAACGCAACCAACAAGCGGGCACAACCAGGAGCAGCAAGACGTCCACAGTGACCACGATGTTGACCAACACCAGCCAGAGATTGGGCAATGCTCTGCATAGcttgacagcagcagcaacctcGACGCCACGCAATCACTTGGAGACCACGCAAAATGTGCTCAACTCGGCACAGGAGCGAAGTCGCACAAATGGTGCTGCCAATTTGAGTCCCGATCACATCGCCTACATTGAGTACAGAGATGCGGGTGAATACTGGAA TAAAACGCCGAAGACGGATTATACGTACTCGGAACTGTCGCCACATCGTCGCCAGCTGGCCCCTGGCATTGTGGCCATGCCGAATATGTCGCGACGCAGTCTGGCCAATCACAATGAGCGCGTTGATTTCATGGTGCAACAGAATCCGGCCCAAGAGGAGTTCATACGCCGTCGCTATCAGGCGAATTACACGCATCTGAACTACGATTCCAACGATGAGGTGGATATAACACGTTTTGGTCAGCAGAAGCAAAGTTGGTGGCTGGTGCGTTTCATCACCTTCATTGTGACCAGCGTGAGCAGCACTTGGTCGCGTATAACCAGCAGCTCCTCAACTACGGAGACGAATTCGTATAAGAACTATTATGCCAATCAGCAGCGTCGTCAGCAACAAGGACTTGTCGCCACTTTCGTGTCGAGTGTATATCGTTACATTTACTTGGGCATTGCATCGGTGCTCAGTTTGGATACTTGGCTATTGAAATCGGGGAATGCGGAGAACAAATCGAAGAAGCGTTTCTTAatcttgttgctgctactgttgccattgctgttgctagcGG GTCTGTTCTATTATCTACATCCCAATGAAACCTTCCCACCCAGCTCCCTCAATCTCAACACATTTACACTACCCGATTTACCCAAGTTAGATGTTAGCGCCTATTTCAATGCCGAACAATATGAATCGTTGCGTTCGCAGACAGTCGAGCAGGCGGTGAAATTGCGCGATTGGGCTGATGATTATTTGCTCTATTTGCAAAAGATCGGTCAGAATGTGGCCAACAAGGGACGGCAGTTGTTTCAGGCCAACGATGAGGTCTATTATGAGCGTATCTAA
- the LOC133842183 gene encoding ubiquitin-like protein 5, with the protein MIEITCNDRLGKKVRVKCNPDDTIGDLKKLIAAQTGTKHEKIVLKKWYTIYKDPIRLSDYEIHDGMNLELYYQ; encoded by the exons ATGATTGAAATAACCTGCAACGATCGCCTGGGGAAAAAG GTGCGTGTGAAATGCAATCCCGACGACACCATTGGCGACCTCAAGAAACTGATTGCGGCGCAAACGGGCACAAAGCATGAGAAGATTGTGCTGAAGAAGTGGTATACGATCTACAAGGATCCTATTCGTCTATCCGATT ATGAAATTCACGACGGCATGAATCTGGAGCTGTATTACCAATAG
- the LOC133842182 gene encoding anaphase-promoting complex subunit 15A, which translates to MSMIPFFPNLKPSVANRFWFDVATDDEAQTKRYEDERRNWRESLKTAATDLQPLGKVLTMPGIETDDEDANDDSEDTDSHDEEDDETNDRVIPVTQDFYSADDIQMNDETSPTAP; encoded by the exons ATGTCAATGATACCATTCTTTCCCAATCTTAAGCCATCGGTGGCGAATCGCTTTTGGTTTGACGTCGCCACCGACGACGAGGCACAAACAAAGCGTTACGAGGATGAGCGCAGAAATTGG CGTGAATCGCTGAAGACTGCAGCCACGGACTTACAGCCACTTGGCAAGGTGCTGACTATGCCCGGCATCGAGACCGACGACGAGGATG CAAACGATGATAGTGAGGATACAGACAGTCACGACGAGGAAGACGACGAGACCAACGACCGTGTTATTCCAGTCACCCAGGACTTTTATTCAGCCGATGACATACAAATGAATGACGAGACATCGCCAACAGCTCCctaa
- the LOC133842181 gene encoding succinate dehydrogenase [ubiquinone] iron-sulfur subunit, mitochondrial: MLVNEARQVLSRASSLAARHQLRAISNTTQVEQQAKPKEALEPQIKKFEIYRWNPDNAGEKPFMQTYEVNMRECGPMVLDALIKIKNEMDPTLTFRRSCREGICGSCAMNIGGTNTLACISKIDATSSKPLKVYPLPHMYVVRDLVPDMNNFYEQYKNIQPWLQRKNEAGEQKGKAQYLQSVEDRSKLDGLYECILCACCSTSCPSYWWNAEKYLGPAVLMQAYRWIIDSRDENTVERLSKLKDPFSVYRCHTIMNCTRTCPKGLNPGRAIAEIKKLLSGLASKPAPKLETAALHK; encoded by the exons ATGTTGGTCAACGAGGCGAGACAAGTGCTAAGCCGCGCCAGCTCCTTGGCTGCACGTCACCAG ctGCGTGCTATCAGCAACACAACGCAGGTTGAGCAACAGGCCAAGCCTAAAGAGGCTCTCGAACCCCAGATCAAGAAATTCGAGATCTACCGCTGGAATCCCGATAATGCCGGCGAGAAGCCTTTCATGCAAACCTATGAGGTGAACATGCGTGAATGCGGCCCCATGGTGTTGGATGCTCTCATCAAGATCAAGAACGAAATGGATCCAACACTGACATTCCGTCGCTCGTGTCGCGAGGGCATCTGCGGTTCCTGTGCCATGAACATTGGCGGCACCAACACTTTGGCCTGCATCAGCAAGATCGATGCTACCAGCTCTAAGCCACTGAAGGTTTATCCCTTGCCTCATATGTATGTGGTGCGTGATTTGGTGCCGGACATGAATAACTTCTATGAGCAGTACAAGAACATCCAGCCCTGGCTGCAGCGCAA AAATGAAGCTGGCGAACAGAAGGGTAAGGCACAGTATTTGCAGTCTGTTGAGGATCGTTCCAAGCTGGACGGTTTGTACGAGTGCATCTTGTGCGCCTGCTGCTCCACCTCGTGCCCATCGTACTGGTGGAATGCGGAGAAGTACTTAGGTCCCGCTGTATTGATGCAGGCTTATCGCTGGATCATTGATTCGCGTGACGAGAACACTGTTGAGCGTCTCAGCAAGCTTAAGGATCCCTTCAGCGTGTATCGCTGTCACACCATCATGAACTGCACACGCACCTGTCCCAAGGGTCTGAATCCTGGTCGCGCCATTGCCGAGATCAAGAAATTGCTGTCAGGTCTTGCCTCGAAGCCGGCGCCCAAGCTGGAGACGGCAGCGTTGCATAAGTaa
- the LOC133842156 gene encoding uncharacterized protein LOC133842156, which yields MLEFWIGLSIAFSIFFITSMVVMMRRRQKDAKNVGYVINDTNIPVTVTSATHTAPGGIPQTHYQQGPVTHFMHPAAPVTQYTPAGVPMTVYPPPPNYQQSNAYATYPSPISSQMTVQLTTVQGPQSSLNTSSPTVQQRLLNNEAAAVSDPSVLPSGEEKRALHQMHSGAVESVSQI from the exons atgttagAGTTTTGGATTGGTTTGTCGATTGCATTTTCGATATTCTTCATCACATCCATGGTGGTTATGATGAGAAGGCGTCAAAAGGACGCCAAAAACGTGGGCTACGTCATCAATGATACCAACA TACCTGTTACAGTCACCTCGGCTACACACACAGCTCCTGGGGGAATTCCACAGACACATTATCAACAAGGACCTGTTACGCATTTTATGCATCCTGCTGCACCAGTCACACAATATACACCAGCTGGTGTTCCAATGACAGTTTATCCACCACCACCCAACTATCAGCAGTCCAATGCTTATGCCACATATCCATCACCAATATCTAG ccAAATGACAGTACAGTTGACGACAGTGCAAGGACCACAGTCCAG CTTAAACACCAGCAGTCCAACCGTACAACAGCGTTTGTTAAACAatgaagcagcagctgtcTCTGATCCTAGCGTGCTTCCAAGCGGCGAGGAGAAACGTGCCTTGCACCAAATGCACTCTGGAGCAGTAGAATCAGTTAGCCAGATATAA